In Candidatus Promineifilum breve, one genomic interval encodes:
- the ygfZ gene encoding CAF17-like 4Fe-4S cluster assembly/insertion protein YgfZ, whose product MMTNKPVALPEAYAAAHTSAVLVEHAERGMLHLTGATRLDLINRMSTQAVGGLKSGEGAATVLTTDIGRIIDRVILYAGRDSVYVLTGEGHGDALARYFMRNIFFNDDVQLRDLSRETAVFGVYGARAGERLAAIGFPEVELPRHHWREAQIGGATAYLHRADGVAGDGYFVTTTVTDRAAIESALAAGLTAIDATAYDYLRIEAGLPRFGRELSLDYIPLEAGLWDDVSFSKGCYTGQEIIARMESRGKLAKRLVRLRPASPVAAGLEISAAGRAVGMVTSAADGPAGPLALGYVKTAALNDGAALSAGGIDVVVVV is encoded by the coding sequence ATGATGACGAATAAGCCGGTCGCCTTGCCGGAGGCGTATGCCGCGGCCCACACATCGGCCGTGCTGGTGGAGCACGCCGAGCGGGGGATGCTGCACCTGACCGGCGCGACCCGCCTCGATCTGATCAATCGCATGTCCACCCAGGCCGTGGGCGGCCTGAAATCGGGCGAGGGCGCGGCCACGGTGCTGACGACCGACATCGGCCGCATCATCGACCGCGTGATCCTCTATGCCGGGCGCGATTCGGTCTACGTGCTGACCGGCGAGGGGCACGGCGACGCGCTGGCCCGCTACTTCATGCGCAATATCTTCTTCAACGATGACGTACAGCTGCGCGACCTGAGCCGCGAGACGGCCGTGTTCGGCGTCTATGGGGCGCGGGCGGGCGAACGGCTGGCGGCAATCGGCTTCCCCGAGGTGGAGTTGCCGCGCCACCACTGGCGCGAGGCCCAGATCGGCGGCGCGACGGCCTACCTGCATCGCGCCGATGGCGTGGCCGGGGATGGCTACTTCGTGACGACCACCGTTACCGACCGCGCGGCCATCGAAAGCGCCCTGGCCGCCGGCCTGACAGCTATCGACGCGACGGCCTATGACTACCTGCGCATCGAGGCCGGGCTGCCACGTTTCGGCCGCGAATTGTCGCTCGATTACATCCCGCTGGAGGCCGGGCTGTGGGACGATGTATCGTTCAGCAAGGGCTGCTACACCGGCCAGGAGATCATCGCCCGTATGGAGAGCCGGGGCAAGCTGGCTAAGCGGCTGGTGCGCTTGCGCCCGGCGTCGCCCGTCGCGGCGGGGCTGGAGATCAGCGCCGCCGGTCGCGCCGTGGGGATGGTCACCTCGGCCGCCGACGGGCCGGCCGGGCCGCTGGCGTTGGGCTACGTCAAGACGGCGGCCCTGAACGATGGCGCGGCGCTGTCGGCCGGCGGTATCGATGTGGTTGTCGTTGTCTAG
- a CDS encoding response regulator yields the protein MADPIRLLLADDHAVVRSGLRLLLEAQPDMVIIGEAENGADAIRRTAELRPDVVLMDIAMPGMNGIEATRRIKADSPRTAVLALTMYEDDQYFFEMLRAGAAGYVPKRAAPDELASAIRAVSRGDVFLYPSLAGRLVQDYLLRRDVEEHEPPADDLTPREQEVLTLIAQGLSNGEIGEQLVISAKTVDRHRENIMRKVNLHNRVDLVKYALRKGLIDLEE from the coding sequence ATGGCTGACCCAATCCGCCTGTTGCTGGCCGACGACCACGCCGTGGTGCGCTCGGGCTTGCGGCTGCTGCTGGAGGCCCAACCGGACATGGTGATCATCGGCGAGGCGGAGAACGGCGCCGACGCCATCCGCCGCACGGCCGAGCTGCGGCCCGACGTGGTGCTGATGGACATCGCCATGCCGGGCATGAACGGCATCGAGGCCACGCGGCGCATCAAGGCCGACAGCCCGCGCACGGCCGTGCTGGCCCTGACCATGTACGAGGACGACCAATATTTCTTCGAGATGCTGCGCGCCGGGGCGGCCGGCTACGTGCCCAAGCGAGCCGCGCCCGACGAACTGGCCTCGGCCATCCGCGCTGTCAGTCGCGGCGACGTGTTTCTCTACCCGTCGCTGGCCGGGCGGCTGGTGCAGGATTACCTGTTACGCCGCGACGTGGAAGAGCACGAACCGCCGGCCGACGACCTGACGCCGCGCGAGCAGGAGGTGCTGACGCTCATCGCCCAGGGTCTGAGCAACGGCGAGATCGGCGAGCAACTGGTCATCAGCGCCAAGACCGTCGACCGCCACCGCGAGAACATCATGCGCAAGGTGAACCTGCATAACCGGGTCGATCTGGTGAAGTATGCCTTGCGGAAGGGGTTGATTGATTTGGAGGAGTAG
- a CDS encoding cytochrome c maturation protein CcmE, whose translation MADVSWQNSDESLILERPRRNRLMFVVGGVVLIAAVVYLVVNAMSGNTQLYKTVGEFYAEQDRLVGRDLRVAGWVIGDTIQYTQIDAHNSRLEFDIVDDLNNPGQRLHVVAFNEPKPDLLQNEAQALVEGSADATGTFNANPGGLMLKCPTRYEEMDPAGHPDSVSITD comes from the coding sequence ATGGCCGATGTATCCTGGCAGAACAGCGATGAATCCCTGATTCTGGAGCGTCCGCGCCGGAATCGCCTGATGTTCGTTGTCGGCGGCGTGGTGTTGATCGCCGCGGTCGTCTATCTCGTCGTCAACGCCATGAGTGGCAACACCCAGCTATATAAGACCGTCGGCGAGTTCTATGCCGAGCAGGACCGGCTGGTCGGCCGCGATCTGCGCGTCGCCGGCTGGGTCATCGGTGATACTATCCAGTACACCCAGATCGACGCCCACAACTCCCGGCTGGAGTTCGACATCGTCGATGACCTGAATAACCCCGGCCAACGGCTCCACGTCGTGGCCTTCAACGAGCCGAAGCCCGACCTGTTGCAGAACGAGGCCCAGGCACTGGTGGAAGGCTCGGCCGACGCCACCGGCACGTTTAACGCCAACCCCGGCGGGCTGATGCTGAAATGCCCGACGCGCTACGAAGAGATGGACCCGGCCGGGCATCCGGATTCGGTATCAATAACTGATTAG
- a CDS encoding putative signal transducing protein, with protein sequence MDNNNAQPYPESDNNEDVNLSEAQEINWVVVEQTMGITVAEIIAGRLQAEGIPARAWQEGAGEALGLIVGRLGTGHVVVPEEFAQAARDILDADAAAMEEEE encoded by the coding sequence ATGGACAACAATAACGCTCAACCGTATCCCGAATCAGACAACAACGAAGACGTGAATCTCAGCGAGGCCCAGGAAATTAACTGGGTCGTCGTCGAGCAAACCATGGGCATCACCGTGGCCGAGATTATCGCCGGGCGGCTGCAAGCCGAGGGCATCCCGGCCCGCGCCTGGCAAGAGGGCGCGGGCGAGGCACTGGGGCTGATCGTCGGCCGTCTGGGCACGGGCCATGTGGTCGTGCCCGAAGAGTTCGCCCAGGCCGCGCGCGACATCCTGGATGCCGACGCGGCGGCGATGGAAGAAGAAGAGTGA
- a CDS encoding heme lyase CcmF/NrfE family subunit produces MIADIGSITLLLAFLVAIYGVVAAAYGARRGDDRWVRSARNAIAIIFPLVLLAALLIITALVTGDFSIAYVSDVSSRGMPTYLKVTALWGGQAGSLLFWNLLLAAFTSAAMLSKWRQQKELMPYVIIVAGMTQVFFLLISTFIENPFARNLVIPADGQGLNPLLRHPGMIIHPPMLYLGFVGFTIPYAFAMAALMSNQLGDNWIHTTRRWTLVAWLFLGLGLILGGRWAYDVLGWGGYWGWDPVENASLMPWLAGTAFLHSVMIQEKMRMFKMWNMFLIVLTYCLVILGTFIVRSGVISSVHAFAQSAIGPFFFGFIVIMFVFSAYWITKRRDALRSENQLVSYLSREAAFLYNNFLILAILGVVFLFTYYPIFSELFTGEKGFVGPPVYERALAPLFAALVLLMGVAPLTMWYRTSIQRLGRAVLWPAAAATAFIVVLFFMGVRLWPALLGFWLVMFSAILTILEFTKGTRARMRKGEAPWVAFSNLMARNRRRYGGYWIHMGVLIMAFGIVANGIYQTETQMRLAAGESITVGDFEMRFNSVSRFPGADDLLITEADVDLYRNGEFLRKLNPQIELYQRTGQPMTIPSARSTITEDFYVILVNWEPTSADAATFRIFLNPLINWVWAGGLIFVLGTLIAAWPDREKEPARARRPAVAVAGD; encoded by the coding sequence ATGATCGCAGACATTGGCTCGATCACGCTCCTTCTGGCTTTTCTGGTCGCCATCTATGGCGTCGTGGCCGCCGCTTATGGCGCGCGGCGCGGAGACGACCGCTGGGTGCGCAGCGCCCGCAACGCCATCGCCATCATCTTTCCCCTGGTGTTGCTGGCCGCCTTGCTGATCATCACTGCCCTGGTGACGGGCGATTTCTCCATCGCCTACGTCTCCGACGTCAGCAGCCGGGGCATGCCCACCTATCTGAAGGTGACGGCGCTGTGGGGTGGTCAGGCCGGCTCGCTGCTCTTCTGGAACCTGCTGCTGGCCGCCTTCACATCCGCGGCCATGCTCAGCAAGTGGCGGCAGCAGAAAGAACTGATGCCCTACGTCATCATCGTCGCCGGCATGACCCAGGTCTTTTTCCTGCTCATCTCCACCTTCATCGAGAACCCGTTCGCGCGCAATCTGGTCATCCCCGCCGACGGCCAGGGCCTCAACCCGCTGCTGCGCCATCCGGGCATGATCATCCACCCGCCGATGCTCTACCTGGGCTTCGTCGGCTTCACCATCCCCTACGCCTTTGCCATGGCCGCGCTGATGTCGAACCAGTTGGGCGACAACTGGATCCACACCACCCGCCGCTGGACGCTGGTGGCCTGGTTGTTCCTGGGGCTGGGTCTCATCCTGGGCGGCCGTTGGGCCTACGACGTGCTGGGCTGGGGCGGCTACTGGGGTTGGGACCCGGTGGAGAACGCCTCGCTCATGCCCTGGCTGGCCGGCACGGCTTTCCTGCACTCGGTCATGATCCAGGAAAAGATGCGCATGTTCAAGATGTGGAACATGTTCCTCATCGTGCTGACCTACTGTCTGGTCATCCTGGGCACGTTCATCGTGCGCAGCGGCGTCATCTCGTCCGTCCACGCCTTCGCCCAGTCGGCCATTGGCCCGTTCTTCTTCGGCTTCATCGTGATCATGTTCGTCTTCTCGGCCTACTGGATCACCAAGCGGCGCGACGCCCTGCGCTCGGAGAACCAACTGGTCTCCTATCTGTCGCGCGAGGCGGCCTTTCTCTACAATAATTTCCTGATCCTGGCGATTCTGGGCGTGGTCTTTCTGTTCACCTATTACCCCATCTTCTCCGAACTGTTTACCGGGGAGAAGGGCTTTGTCGGGCCGCCGGTCTATGAGCGGGCGCTGGCCCCGTTGTTCGCCGCGCTGGTGCTGCTGATGGGCGTGGCCCCGCTGACGATGTGGTATCGCACCAGCATCCAGCGCTTGGGCCGGGCCGTGCTGTGGCCGGCAGCGGCGGCCACGGCGTTTATCGTCGTCCTGTTCTTCATGGGCGTGCGCTTGTGGCCGGCGCTGTTGGGCTTCTGGCTGGTCATGTTCTCGGCCATCCTGACCATCCTGGAGTTCACCAAGGGCACGCGGGCGCGGATGCGTAAGGGCGAAGCGCCGTGGGTGGCCTTCAGCAACCTCATGGCCCGCAACCGGCGGCGCTACGGCGGCTACTGGATCCACATGGGCGTGCTGATCATGGCTTTCGGCATCGTCGCCAATGGCATCTATCAGACCGAGACGCAGATGCGTCTGGCCGCCGGCGAAAGTATCACCGTCGGCGATTTCGAGATGCGCTTCAACAGCGTCAGCCGCTTCCCCGGCGCCGACGACCTGCTCATCACCGAGGCCGACGTTGACCTGTATCGGAACGGCGAATTTCTGCGCAAGCTGAACCCGCAGATCGAGCTTTATCAGCGTACCGGCCAGCCGATGACCATCCCCTCGGCCCGCTCGACGATCACCGAGGACTTCTACGTCATCCTGGTCAATTGGGAACCGACCAGCGCCGACGCGGCCACGTTCCGCATCTTCCTGAACCCGCTCATCAATTGGGTGTGGGCCGGCGGGTTGATCTTCGTGTTGGGCACGCTCATCGCCGCCTGGCCCGACCGGGAGAAAGAGCCGGCAAGGGCGCGGCGTCCGGCCGTGGCCGTGGCGGGAGATTAG
- a CDS encoding GAF domain-containing sensor histidine kinase, giving the protein MMAEFFERNLVVIYFFYGLAFFSMGLAIWLASARFRTSEFRLAGALLFLAGFGIVHGLQEWFEMFLLLDERGGTNIPGWLLLPEMRLLHMVTSFLLLVFFGIRLLYANRWTGNNGNRFALTGAGAFLGLWVVSVAATWLAYRPERLAMIDAADVLARYSLGITGAFIAAYAIRLEQNSFRQRGMARFGRALLGAAITLLLYGLTQIITRPSFIFPSTVLNSELFLNTFGFPVQLLRTLLAVLMAAFIIRALNVFEIENQQRLTNAVEQRAAAQREALHVQQQARVETERLNRQLQAAVLDLSLLFNVSRRMAATLDRAALLQDAAPLVVAMLPQVNAGMLVLRRAPDAPLEIVSVVECNDPAAPVAERKAQGLQLAEYTAATGRPSWMIAHDVLPLDEATPETDDAVGAGFHPAPTDESTAGGHTMAMPLTARGRVIGSLVFCTLYDATSFTRRDVALARAVADQLSVAIDNATLYDEVQQSGKLRGELLHRVVSAQEAERQRIARELHDGTGQTLTALGLGLAAAADRLDSDPAAVRRQLTDMKQMNAQVLQEVHNVIADLRPSILDNLGLIPALRGHVSTFESRTGIQTQLIVQGKASRLKPEVETTIFRIVQESLTNVVRHAAARSVLVQVVFGADGVQISVHDDGRGFDVARALAGEDGRAAWGLLGIQERAALVGGTAELLSAPDQGTTVRLSIPQPFKEADNG; this is encoded by the coding sequence ATGATGGCCGAATTTTTCGAGCGCAATCTCGTCGTCATCTACTTCTTCTACGGCCTGGCTTTCTTCAGCATGGGGCTGGCGATTTGGCTGGCCTCGGCCCGCTTTCGCACCTCGGAGTTCCGGCTGGCCGGGGCGCTGCTCTTCCTGGCCGGCTTCGGCATCGTCCACGGCCTGCAAGAGTGGTTCGAGATGTTCCTGCTGCTCGACGAGCGCGGCGGCACCAACATCCCCGGCTGGCTGCTGCTGCCCGAAATGCGCCTGCTCCACATGGTCACCTCGTTCCTGCTGCTGGTCTTCTTCGGCATCCGGCTGCTCTATGCCAACCGCTGGACGGGCAACAACGGCAACCGCTTCGCCCTGACCGGCGCGGGGGCGTTCCTGGGGCTATGGGTGGTCAGCGTGGCCGCCACCTGGCTGGCCTACCGGCCGGAGCGGCTGGCGATGATCGACGCCGCCGACGTATTGGCCCGCTACTCATTGGGCATCACCGGGGCGTTCATCGCCGCCTACGCCATTCGCCTGGAGCAGAACAGCTTCCGGCAGCGGGGCATGGCCCGCTTCGGCCGGGCGCTGCTGGGCGCAGCCATCACCTTGCTGCTCTATGGGCTGACCCAAATAATAACCCGGCCGAGCTTCATCTTCCCCTCGACCGTGCTCAATAGCGAGTTATTTCTCAATACGTTCGGCTTTCCCGTGCAGCTTTTGCGCACCTTGCTGGCCGTGCTCATGGCCGCCTTCATCATTCGCGCCCTCAACGTCTTCGAGATCGAGAACCAGCAGCGCCTGACCAACGCCGTGGAGCAACGCGCCGCCGCCCAGCGTGAGGCCTTGCACGTGCAACAGCAGGCGCGGGTCGAGACGGAACGGCTGAACCGCCAGTTGCAGGCCGCGGTGCTGGATTTGTCGCTGCTGTTCAATGTCTCGCGGCGCATGGCGGCCACGCTCGACCGGGCGGCGCTGTTGCAGGACGCCGCGCCGCTGGTGGTCGCCATGCTGCCGCAGGTGAACGCCGGGATGCTCGTCTTGCGGCGCGCCCCGGACGCGCCATTGGAGATCGTCTCCGTCGTCGAGTGCAACGACCCCGCCGCGCCGGTGGCCGAACGCAAGGCCCAGGGCTTGCAGTTGGCCGAATACACCGCCGCCACCGGCCGCCCGTCGTGGATGATCGCCCACGACGTGCTCCCGCTGGACGAAGCGACGCCGGAGACGGACGATGCCGTGGGGGCGGGTTTCCATCCCGCCCCGACAGACGAATCGACCGCCGGCGGCCACACCATGGCCATGCCCCTGACCGCCCGCGGCCGGGTCATCGGCAGCCTGGTCTTCTGCACCCTCTATGACGCCACGTCCTTCACGCGGCGCGACGTGGCCCTGGCCCGCGCCGTGGCCGACCAGTTGAGCGTCGCCATCGACAACGCCACCCTCTACGACGAGGTGCAGCAGAGCGGCAAGCTGCGCGGCGAATTGCTCCACCGCGTCGTCTCGGCCCAGGAGGCGGAGCGGCAACGTATTGCCCGCGAACTCCACGACGGCACCGGCCAGACGCTGACGGCCCTGGGGCTGGGGCTGGCCGCCGCCGCCGACCGCCTTGATAGCGACCCGGCGGCCGTGCGCCGCCAGTTGACGGACATGAAGCAGATGAACGCCCAGGTCTTGCAGGAAGTCCATAACGTCATCGCCGACCTGCGGCCGTCGATCCTCGACAATCTGGGCCTCATCCCCGCCCTGCGCGGCCACGTCAGCACCTTTGAGTCGCGCACCGGCATCCAGACCCAGCTCATCGTGCAGGGCAAGGCCAGCCGCCTGAAACCGGAGGTGGAGACGACCATCTTCCGCATCGTCCAGGAGTCGCTGACCAACGTCGTGCGCCACGCGGCGGCGCGCAGTGTACTGGTGCAGGTCGTATTCGGCGCGGACGGGGTGCAGATTTCGGTCCACGACGACGGCCGCGGCTTCGACGTGGCCCGGGCGCTGGCCGGTGAGGACGGCCGGGCGGCCTGGGGGCTGCTGGGCATCCAGGAGCGCGCCGCGCTGGTGGGCGGCACGGCCGAATTGCTCTCCGCACCGGATCAGGGCACAACGGTGCGACTCTCTATTCCCCAGCCTTTTAAGGAGGCAGACAATGGCTGA
- a CDS encoding DinB family protein, with protein MAALEDLLDHLDATRERTLVALEMLSDEALLTPGVIGRWSIADLLSILTAWDAEVVTGLLRLKGGRAPENLLAAAANPDLYNAARHQEAQGRDLDTIFADFQGARLHLEEWLGELPERALTDPRHFKALGGKSLGRLIARATYENEARYLPFLTTFAERWEDTPDASDDAAVAEPGEMIALGDIGILSAPGVNGDAAGGDFPEDDDDDDE; from the coding sequence ATGGCCGCACTGGAAGATTTACTCGATCATTTGGACGCCACGCGCGAGCGCACGTTGGTGGCCCTGGAAATGTTGTCCGACGAGGCGCTGCTGACTCCCGGCGTCATTGGCCGCTGGTCAATCGCCGACCTGCTGTCGATCCTGACCGCCTGGGACGCCGAGGTCGTCACCGGCCTGCTGCGGCTGAAGGGCGGCCGCGCGCCGGAAAATCTGCTGGCCGCCGCCGCCAACCCCGACCTCTATAACGCCGCCCGCCACCAGGAGGCCCAGGGGCGCGATCTGGACACCATTTTCGCCGACTTTCAGGGGGCGCGGCTGCATCTGGAGGAGTGGCTGGGCGAGCTGCCGGAGCGCGCCCTGACCGACCCGCGCCACTTCAAGGCGCTGGGCGGCAAGTCGCTGGGCCGGCTCATCGCCCGCGCCACCTATGAAAACGAGGCCCGCTATCTACCCTTTCTGACCACGTTCGCCGAACGGTGGGAAGATACGCCTGACGCGAGTGACGATGCGGCTGTGGCCGAGCCGGGTGAGATGATTGCCCTGGGCGACATCGGCATTCTGAGCGCGCCGGGGGTGAATGGCGACGCGGCCGGTGGCGACTTCCCGGAGGATGACGACGATGATGACGAATAA